The Quercus lobata isolate SW786 chromosome 4, ValleyOak3.0 Primary Assembly, whole genome shotgun sequence genome segment CCTTGGAACTCAAAACCATGGCGTCCACGCACCCTCACCCCTGCCTCCAAGCTTAAACATGTCAAAATTCGTAGTGAGTTTGATGGCAAAGTAAATGGGGCTCTCTCTAATGACTTTGACCCCCGCTTTCTCGACAGGGTATACTTCACCccctctttccttttcttcttctttagctGTTCTTGCATTTGCGTTTCATTCCCTTTATGCAATTCTATGTTTATATTTATCTGGGGTTCTCTTATAACTGAAGATGTTGATTTTACATGAACccatttcttgtttttgaatttggatgaaaaCCCATTTGTTGTTTTTGCTAACCTTAGTATTTTAGTAGAAAAGACACTACCTTTAACAATCTTTCTGTGTATTCTCAGTAACTTTTTGTCTGAATCAATATTTTGCTgagtttattttaaattgtgttATTCCAAATGGCGGTTATATAGTATTGGATAGGAAACTTTTATAGtatttgttagaattatggttaaattcactatttcctaatagcttaacCTTTTGGGATAATCAGTCATTTAACATGGCATCAGAGCACTGGATGCTGAATTTGATCCCTATCTcaactctacctcccatttaaaatgttaaaaatcccATGTGACAGGCCTCACTTATTAAGGCGAAGCTGAGGCCCACACGTGAGAGGGAGTGTTAGAATTGTGGTTAAgggattaaattcaccatttctaaatagcttaagcttttgggacaattgtTATTCATTTTAAGAAGAGGTGTATTCTTGGACTGCATAGTTACGGCATCCAATTTATTTGTTATCATGTGCATTCCAGATATACAACGCTTGGTTTTAAACGGTGGACGGGCATTCAAACTATAGACACCTCCATTGGAAACCCTAGGAAATGTTGTTTGATCCAAAGTTCATTGGTGCTGTTGCCCCCATTCCTCAAAGCTTTATTATAAGTATTAACATGAAAGGCCCGACTCTTCAAAAGACCCCAAACCAGCTTATCTTTCCTTCCATTATTTACCTTGGCAGAATACAAATCATCCAAAAATACCCCGAAATAAAGGGTTCCATTAAATGCTGCCCTCAAACAATCTGTATAATCTACTGCAGTAGTGTCTTTATTCTTGgctcttcaaaaagaaaaaaactccaGGAATCTATTTTTCTAGGTATCATCCCCACACCAAAGATCATGCCATCACCAACCTCATAACGATATATATCTAGTAAAATTAGTCCAACCATTTCTGATATTCTTCTATAGGCCTACTCCATATGCACTCCTGCCAACATCCAAGCGCCATCCTCCCCAAGAGCCCATAATTTTTATGCAAACACCAGATGCAAGCCTGTGTCACATGGCCAGATGATGGAGGGCTGCTACCAGTTGGGCTCAATTGATATTTATTAgacattattataattttaagatttaatttttatttgcaaTATGTAATTGATTAAGAAttatttccttttctatttGGCTTgggactttatttattttatttgctcAGTTAGAAGGTTAGTAATATAGCTTGTGAATCCTATTTAAAGCCCCCAAGGTTTAGTATTGTTATGCTTGATTTGATGAATCAAATCTCATTGGAATTTCCAATGGCTTGGTTTTGACTTCAGGCAACAGTAGGTGCTGAATCTTAGGTTTTCTATCCCTTTTCCCCTGCTTGATGCTAACTCCtaagtttttgttcatttatttctttcCCACAAATTTCTTTCAAGGCTTGTACTGCATCACTTTTGCTCTATTACATCTTTCCAACAGAAATCCCTCTCCACTGCATGCTACCATAACCTCTTACCAAGTAAAGCTTGGTTAACAACCAACAACTTCCTAATCCCTAAACCTCCATTTTTGATAGGAGTACAAACAATATTTCAATTGGCTAAATGGCATTTTAATTCGTCCCCTATACcatcttataaaaaaatctcTCTGAATTTTATCCATTTGAGTTGCAATTCCATCTAGTAAAGggaacaaaaacataaaataagtgGGATCACTAGAAAGTGCACTCTTAATTAGCGTAATCTGCCCTCCTCTTGATAAATAAATCTTCTTCCAACTTGCTAAGTTTCTTTTCCATTGTTTCTAAGATGCCATACCAAATGGATCTTGATTTAGATCGAGCAACACCCAAGGGCAACCCCAAATATTTCAGTGGAAGGTGAGATGCCTTATATCCAAGAATGGTGCTAGCTCTTCTAGATTCACCACCTCTATCACAAGTGATATCTCTAATTTACCCAAATTAATCTTCAGGTCAGAAACGACGTCAAAGCATAGAAGGATACATCTTACGTACAGGAGTTGAGTAGAGtcagaatttaaaataaataaaaaaagtaaatcaGAAATATTCGATGGGTCAATACTCTTCTGGCTTACAGATATAGCTGATAATAAACTCCTTCTATTGCCTTAGCTACTAACCTGGTAAGAGTGTCCATTCCAAAAACAAAGAGGAGTGAGGGCAAAGGATCCCCTCTCCTAGTGCTTTCGAAAAACTGCTAGGAATGCATGATTCACCACGATGGAAAATCTTTAGATTAGCAAAGACCAATCTACTTCCTCCATTTTTCCCCAAAACCACATCTCTTCAGCATGTACAATAAGAAATCCTAATTTACATGGACATAGGATTGTTCTAAATCTAGCTTACATAACATCCCTGGAATCCCGTCAATTCTAACATCTAAGTACTCATTTTCCATGAAGACATAATCTAAAATCTGTATCCCTTGAATGAATGCATTCTGAGTCTTAGACAGCAAGTCACTCATCACACAAGGCAGTTTTCTATAATGGCACAGTATTTTCTTGAATTGAAGAGTAAATTGCCTTTGGTTACTAAATTTATGCCTTTTCCACATTCATAATTTTGCAATATGAATCAATCTGCAACACAAGAAACAAACTGACTTTTGTATATATCATATTGATCTTCTTCATGTCTCATCCTACAATATCACAGAGGCAGTTCTCTATAATGGCATAGTCCTTGCATGATTTACCTTCTTGCTTCTAGTTTTGGACTGTCTGTAAGTGCCTAAATCATGATTCTTCCATCCTTGAAGACATTTATTAGCATTAGTGTAAAACTCCATATAATTAGGTGGATACAATGATTTATTCTTTTATGTTACTGCTTTGGATGTTTAACAAGTTGGatgtattatatattttggtttttaCAAAAATTGGAGTTTGTGAACCATTCACACTAATCTGACTGCTGCAGACAATGTGAGGACTGAGTCATGACATAAACCGTATGTTAGATGGGATATTGTCCTTGGTATGATTGTCATGAAATGGATGGAAGATGGATATGAGGGCACTATCAGGACCCTCTTGCATAATCCTCTAGATAGTTACTCTGTTACCTGGACCCTTAATTTCGCATTGCCGTATCTGTcttgacatgacatgacataaAGAGTTTGGCTAGCAGACACTTGAAAATGGTGGGAAATCTTTTGAGGACTAATGAATACAACACTTGCACAAGTACATGTGTGCAACCTGCATAGTCAAGTATGTGTAATATAGTTCCACCAGTATGAAATTATAATTAGTATGGCCTATGTTTTATTATCTTATGTTTTGATTTTAAGGATTTTGAATCTTTTCATCTATGTACTTATTTCAGTTTATGTTTTATGATTGAACATGTTCTGATTTGAGTTCCTGACTATGTTATTTGCTTTTAATACAAATACTTGTAGTTTTAAAGTTTGAACATGAGCCTTGCAGTATTTGTAGGATGCTAAATGGCATCGTGAATTACTGAGTTACTTAGAGattagatctaatttttttacttttttttctcctccagcAAAAAGCACTGGAAGCAGCAATGAATGATATAAATAGCTCATTTGGAAAAGGAAGTGTTACAAGATTAGGCAGTGCTGGTGGTGCTTTGGTGTATGTATTTTTatctttgtaataaaaaaaaatgtactttaTCACCACCAtttaaaccccccccccccccaaattttcattttgaacaaTGTTTTAGCTTCTGGAAGCAGCATTATTGAGCATGATTTTGTAACATTTTGTGCATTGCAGTGAAACCTTTCCCAGTGGCTGTTTGACATTAGACTTTGCCTTAGGTGGTGGCCTTCCCAGAGGGAGAATTGTAGAGGTATTAACTCTTTGTATGTCTTCGCGCCGGGGGGGGTGTTTCTATTTGTGTGTCTCCTGGTTTCTCCTTTAATtttcgtcttttttttttttttaacatttttattatttttaaaaaaatgctttGGGTTTAGGGTATTTTGCCCCTTTCAAGCTTTGACAAAAACTGCCTTTTCCACCCTGCCTTCTCTGAAACCTCTCAATGTGAAACCCATACCACTTTTTCCTTATTCATGAGGAATCACAGTGACTGGTAATggaaatttaaaacttgttaatacCTACCATTGGCAATGTGTTGGGCAGTTGGGATATTACTGAAAAAATTATGAGTTGGAAAAGTTTGAGAGTGGAGCATGTGGGTGAAAAGTATAAGCACATGTTTATTCAAATTTTGGCCACAAGTATATGGAATACACATCTTAAAACATTGACTTGTGCGCAATAATAATGGGTGTGCCTTATCGTGTAGGCACatttagttatatataaattttgtcacTATACATAAGACTAGTCAATACATGTTCACTTTCAAAATTCTGTTATATGCCTTTATGTTTAGGACTATGCCTTTATGCCATCGTGCAAATAGACTGCTCAACTTGAATCAATGAAGTCCTGAACAATTTGAGCATCTGCAGAGTATGCGATACTTATAGTATTATATGCATCTAAAATCTGGTCACCGTAtgcaataaaaagaaaattgagcaTGCTACTTAATTCTGCTGCACTCCTATCATAATTTGTAGTGGGTCTTTGATGTGCTTTCTTGTTCTAAAGAACTGCTCTAGCATTTTGCTGATCAGATAGGATAACTTATGCTCCAGAAAGGTCTGATATAATCTGCCATATTTCTTTCCAGATATTTGGGCCAGAAAGTAGTGGAAAAACCACCTTGGCACTCCATGCAATCGCAGAAGTGCAGGTATTACTTCTTTCCGGACTTCACTTCTTAATCTTTACTTCTGTCAATAACTAGAGCTTCACTTAGAATGTTGTTTGTAATGAGACCAACATGTAGCTTTTCAATGAAAATATGCAGAGGCTGGGAGGGAATGCAATGCTTGTTGATGCAGAGCATGCTTTTGATCCAGCATATTCTAAAGCATTGGGAGTGGATGTAGAAAATTTGATTGTTTGCCAACCCGATCATGGGGAGATGGCACTTGAgagtaatatattttttcttggtcTATGTTGTTGTGTAAGAATTCATATGATGCGCTGACCATATTCAATATGGACTGGTGCTTATGAAATTCTTATCTTTACGCttgatatatattgattttttgagTTTGTCATGTCATCTCAGTCGCAGATCGAATGTGCAGATCTGGTGCCATAGATCTTATCTGTGTTGATTCTGTCTCAGCTCTCACTCCACGGGCCGAGATTGAAGTAAGTTAtcatctgtctctctctctctctcatttataGGTTAGTCTTGGCCCCAAGCTCTTTTAGATTTTGAATTGACAAGGTTGCCCATTTCTGACTTGTATGCTTCACTATATCATAGGGTGAGATTGGGATGCAGCAAATGGGTTTGCAAGCACGCCTTATGAGCCAGGCTTTGCGTAAAATGTCAGGAAATGCCTCGAAAGCTGGTTGTactctcatttttttgaatCAAATAAGATATAAGGTACTTTTGATTAATtagggtttatatatatatatatatatatattttttttttttaatttctaaagaCTGCACGAGGGATGATTGTAGTTAATTTCCCTGGTGGAGCCTATCGCCAACAGACAGAATTGAGTCTTGCTCTTCCttacatattatttttcattgtaCCTTCCATTTCTGTTACAATATTCTTGGATTGAAACTGAAATTCTCTATCTTTCTGTAACTAATGTTTGCATTCTTGTGGGTTTTGTAAGATTGGTGTGTATTATGGAAATCCAGAAGTGACGAGTGGAGGAATTGCATTAAAGTTCTTTGCCTCTGTTCGGCTTGAGATACGATCTACTGGGAAGATAAAGTCTGTAAGCACAGCAGCTGCTTGGATGATTCCTACATAGATAGAGATtactttgttaatttttgttttatctctGTGAAAACCTCATCATGCATCTGTCTTTTTCTACTTTAGGTTAAAGGAGATGAAGAAATTGGGCTTCGGGTACGTGTAAGAGTGCAAAAGAGCAAGGTAAATTACATTGGCatcaagattgtgcaaggattGTTTAATGCTCTGAAACgaagttttcatttttattatgcctttataaacttatataatgTTTCTAAGATGTTCACTTGACATATATGAACGGATTGTTGCTgttaatataaagaaaatgaattgttttaccacttttaatATTGTTCTTTATGTTGACACTTGACACCAGTCTGACTGAAAGGACCTATGAATGGAAGAACTGGATGTGACATTCAATTACAGTATCccaatatttatataattttcaattgattgcATTAGAATCTCTTGCTGAAGCTAGGGTTTGCCAAGTGAAGCCACTGCTGCCTTGAAGTTGTAAACATCCTTTTAAAGATATTATCTAAACCGCTTTCACTTTTTAATTTGATGAGTAATTTTTGTTATGATGCTTGACTATGTATTTAAGGTGTATCAACtgttttgtttcaattgttACTTCACAATTGTTGCCAAAATTTGTACCTATCATTCGATTATTAGATCTACCACCATTTTGTGCGTATGATTGATGCTTTCCCATGTGTAGAGAGATCCtcatttcaactaatttttctAGGTGTCAAGGCCATACAAGCAGGCTGAGTTTGAAATTATCTTTGGAGAGGGAGTGAGCAATTTGGTTAGTAATGCAACATGAAAGCTTTGTTCCCCCCAAATGGTGCAAGTCACACTCCTCTTGACATCCCTTAGTTTTGCAGGGTTGCATTTTGGACTGTGCTGAGATGATGGATGTTGTGGTAAAGAAGGGCTCTTGGTATAGCTATGAGGACCACAGGTTTGTCTTTGGACTTACATTTGTAGTTCCTGGTGTTATTACTTCATACTCCTCTTCTATATGGTCCTTTCTGTTCCTGAAGAGTAAACAAACTTACGTTACTATGCAATATGCATCtgattactatttttttttttcttcctaaacAAATAATCTGCGTAATCTTGTTAATATTGAATATCAAGGGGCTTTATTTATGattaaataacacaatgatttGCTTGTCTCTCAAGGCTTTCATTTCTCTGTTTCGAAaagtttcaaagtttttttttaaaatttttttttttaacttcttacAGTCAAAAACTCAAGAATAATAGCAAGATTTTCTCTTTACAAAGTGATGACAGGGCTAGTTTAGAACAGGGCAATCACAACCTAAATTTTCCTGAATTAAACCATAGCTCTTTAAATCCATTGTGAATCTGCAAATCATTTTAGCCTTAATCCTTGATTAGGGTGAAGTACtatttcaatgaaattaaaaaaataaataaataaataaacccatgAACTTATCCTCCATCCCTTGTGAAAATGAGGGGGCAAGGACACTGTATCTGATATTTTCCCTGTTCATAGACCTCTATATGTTGATTAAACATCTCCTCCTTGTATTGCTATTATCAGTTTCTGTACCCTTCATTTTATTGACCATTATTATCATTGGTTGCTGTAAGATTAGGGAGATTGAAGAGGGTGAATCATAGGATAAGAGCAAGGTGGATGAAGTGGAGAAACACATTAGGAGTATTTTGTGATCATACAATACCTATTAagttaaatgaatttttttacaagactgatataaGATCAACTATACTCTTTGGTACTTAATACTGGGCCATTAAGAAGCTTTATGTTCATAAAATGAGTTTAGTTGAAATGAGAATGCTAAGATAGATAAATGGAAATATGAGGACAAAAAGGATTCATAATGAGGAAAATCACTTAAAGATAGGGGTATCTCCTATTGATGATAAGATGAAAGAGAGTCACTTGAGATGGTTTGGACATGTGCAGAGAAAAACGATTGAAGGACTAGTGAGGAAAAGTGAATTAATTCAAGTCGAGGGAATGAGAAAAGGTAGAGTATGGCCTACAACAACATTAGTAATAGCAATAATAAAATACGTGTCAATTAAGGAGATGACAAAGAACATGTCTTTAGATTGTGGCTGAAAATGATATATGTGGCTCACCCTGATTAGTGTATATGTGGCTTAATTTGTGAGGATCCATAGCCGACCCCAAAGTGTTGGTACTAAGGCTTGTTGttatactatttttcttttgttaagtaTCATGCATTTCTAGTTAAAACATAAAAGCTTATTGGAGGCACAACCCCACAGCTTATGGGAGGCTATACCAGATTTAATGTTTGTTCTGTGAACAGGAAGACCAACAACTGTTTTCTGTTCTTACTTTGGTGTTATGAGTTAGAAATGTCTCCAGAATTGCTGGCTGTCTGTTTGTGAAGATTTTGATTTACTAGGCTAAGTGGTTTGTTATCAGCTAAAGAAGTAAGCACCATTTGAGTGGTAATATATGCCAGACTGATGGGTCATTAGATCCATGTTAGTTGTTAGtttagtattaacaaattaCCATTTCAATCATTTGCTTGTTAAACATAGTAGGATGTGTTGAAATAACCCTTTTTATGGCCAAGTATGTACTCTAGCTTTGAGATAGCTCTCTAAGAACTACAGTCTCCTATCACAGTTTTTGTGCACCATCCCTTGAGTTCTTAGAGGTAAGAAACAGGACTTTTGCGAATCTGCATGTGATTGGACTTCAACCTTTAATTTTCCCACTATACTTTCCCTCCAGTTCTAGATGAACAATTACAAGTTTATAAGAActtctcaaattcttttgattacatataatattattttcctttcataCAAGTGAATTTTGTGCTTTGtctaagaaaatataattaacgTGGTTTATTGTTGTCTTATGTTGTTTGCGTTTGGAAAAAGGTTGGGGCAGGGAAGAGACCGAGCATTACAGTACTTGAAAGACAACCCCAATCTTCAAGATGAAATAGAAAAGGTTTGGATGCTTATGCCCTTTACACTTGGCTGAATCTTATTAAGTCTGCTGCATTATTCTTTCCCTGTACATTAATCAATTTCTGTTTTAATGTCCAGTTGCTTTGGTTATAGACCTGTTTCATTTGTCTGGGGTTTACCAT includes the following:
- the LOC115987119 gene encoding DNA repair protein recA homolog 1, chloroplastic isoform X2 translates to MNTTLAQVHVCNLHSQQKALEAAMNDINSSFGKGSVTRLGSAGGALVETFPSGCLTLDFALGGGLPRGRIVEIFGPESSGKTTLALHAIAEVQRLGGNAMLVDAEHAFDPAYSKALGVDVENLIVCQPDHGEMALEIADRMCRSGAIDLICVDSVSALTPRAEIEGEIGMQQMGLQARLMSQALRKMSGNASKAGCTLIFLNQIRYKIGVYYGNPEVTSGGIALKFFASVRLEIRSTGKIKSVKGDEEIGLRVRVRVQKSKVSRPYKQAEFEIIFGEGVSNLGCILDCAEMMDVVVKKGSWYSYEDHRLGQGRDRALQYLKDNPNLQDEIEKIVRSKMADTGQVSSPLVKNLPLPHQEEDIYEDIQ
- the LOC115987119 gene encoding DNA repair protein recA homolog 1, chloroplastic isoform X1, whose amino-acid sequence is MDLVFPQNLKPNTLSWPSSSTLFLPWNSKPWRPRTLTPASKLKHVKIRSEFDGKVNGALSNDFDPRFLDRQKALEAAMNDINSSFGKGSVTRLGSAGGALVETFPSGCLTLDFALGGGLPRGRIVEIFGPESSGKTTLALHAIAEVQRLGGNAMLVDAEHAFDPAYSKALGVDVENLIVCQPDHGEMALEIADRMCRSGAIDLICVDSVSALTPRAEIEGEIGMQQMGLQARLMSQALRKMSGNASKAGCTLIFLNQIRYKIGVYYGNPEVTSGGIALKFFASVRLEIRSTGKIKSVKGDEEIGLRVRVRVQKSKVSRPYKQAEFEIIFGEGVSNLGCILDCAEMMDVVVKKGSWYSYEDHRLGQGRDRALQYLKDNPNLQDEIEKIVRSKMADTGQVSSPLVKNLPLPHQEEDIYEDIQ